One part of the Candidatus Kouleothrix ribensis genome encodes these proteins:
- a CDS encoding HAMP domain-containing protein yields the protein MRTRPLSLRLRLALGYTAFFSVVLLLLGIGVVLAVRAALIDEIKRELAASSDLIQNDFDASNIKLADYFANPKFLDRTRPLSVEGLESPSLYVQAATTDGQVIVTSASLQRRTLPLGPELRARALAGADQIDETTLGEAPVLMLVRPLRDEQAIVGVLQVAQPLREINRTLQLLIISLAAISVLALLTALRGGAWLAARALLPVGQVAHTARQIVRAEDLAQRVPPATGSDELAQLTATVNEMLERLDTLFNSQRRFVADVSHELRTPLTAMRGNLELLRRGAARDPAALDAALAAMEREVNRLVRLASDLLLLAQAEAGVELRHEPVALDELVLEVVRDLAPLAGEVVLRPEVAEQVEVIGDRDRLKQALLNMAYNALQHTQPGGCVTIALADAGSRASLLVRDTGAGIADADLPYVFDRFFRADKARSRTVGGAGLGLAIVKWVAESHGGGVSAHSTLGQGSVFSMWLPVSPAAPYSSRPPPVGSRPPP from the coding sequence ATGCGCACACGACCGCTATCGCTGCGCCTGCGGCTTGCGCTTGGCTACACCGCGTTCTTCAGCGTAGTGCTGCTGCTGCTGGGCATTGGCGTGGTGCTGGCGGTGCGCGCGGCCCTGATCGATGAGATCAAGCGCGAGCTGGCCGCCAGTAGCGATCTGATCCAGAACGACTTCGACGCCAGCAATATCAAGCTGGCCGACTACTTCGCCAACCCCAAGTTTCTCGATCGCACCCGCCCGCTGAGCGTCGAAGGGCTCGAGTCGCCGTCGCTGTATGTGCAGGCCGCCACCACCGATGGCCAGGTGATTGTCACTTCGGCCAGCCTGCAGCGGCGCACCCTGCCGCTCGGCCCCGAGCTGCGCGCCAGGGCGCTCGCCGGCGCCGATCAGATCGACGAGACGACACTTGGCGAGGCGCCGGTGCTGATGCTGGTGCGGCCCCTGCGCGACGAGCAGGCGATTGTTGGGGTGCTTCAGGTGGCCCAGCCGCTGCGCGAGATCAACCGCACACTCCAGCTGCTGATCATCAGCCTGGCGGCGATCAGCGTGCTTGCATTGCTGACGGCCCTGCGCGGCGGCGCCTGGCTGGCCGCCCGCGCGCTGCTGCCGGTAGGCCAGGTGGCGCACACCGCCCGCCAGATCGTGCGTGCCGAAGACCTCGCGCAGCGCGTGCCGCCGGCCACCGGTAGCGATGAGCTTGCACAGCTGACTGCCACAGTCAACGAGATGCTCGAGCGCCTCGACACACTATTCAACTCACAGCGCCGCTTCGTCGCCGATGTCTCGCACGAGCTGCGCACGCCGCTTACCGCAATGCGCGGCAATCTCGAGCTCTTGCGGCGTGGCGCCGCCCGCGACCCCGCCGCGCTCGATGCTGCGCTCGCCGCTATGGAGCGCGAGGTCAATCGGCTGGTGCGGCTGGCCAGCGATCTGCTGCTGCTGGCCCAGGCCGAGGCCGGTGTCGAGCTACGCCACGAGCCGGTAGCGCTCGACGAGCTGGTGCTCGAGGTGGTGCGCGATCTGGCCCCACTGGCCGGCGAGGTCGTGCTGCGGCCCGAGGTGGCCGAGCAGGTCGAGGTGATTGGCGATCGAGATCGCCTCAAGCAGGCACTGCTGAACATGGCCTACAACGCGCTCCAGCATACCCAACCCGGCGGCTGCGTGACGATCGCGCTGGCAGATGCCGGCAGCCGCGCCAGCCTGCTGGTGCGCGACACCGGTGCCGGCATCGCCGATGCCGATCTGCCCTATGTGTTCGACCGATTTTTTCGTGCCGACAAGGCTCGCTCGCGCACGGTCGGTGGGGCCGGGCTTGGGTTGGCGATCGTCAAGTGGGTGGCCGAGTCGCACGGCGGCGGCGTGTCGGCGCACAGCACCCTGGGCCAGGGCAGCGTGTTTAGCATGTGGCTGCCGGTTAGCCCTGCGGCGCCTTATTCCAGCCGGCCGCCGCCCGTGGGCAGCCGGCCGCCACCGTAG
- a CDS encoding response regulator transcription factor, whose protein sequence is MTERILIVEDEAEIADYLRRGLAFEGFAVELAGDGAAALAAARDRLPDLVVLDLMLPGLDGMEVARRLRAGSSVPIIMLTARDSVTDRVAGLECGADDYLVKPFAFEELLARIRVQLRRRHAQNTGELLRVGPLSLDLVAHEVRAGDQRVVFTAKEFELLELFMRHPRQVLTRDLLYERIWGYDFGGASNVIEVYIRALRQKLEQAGLPRLIHTIRGVGYVLRDDP, encoded by the coding sequence ATGACCGAGCGAATCTTGATTGTCGAAGACGAGGCCGAGATCGCCGATTACCTGCGGCGTGGGCTGGCGTTCGAGGGCTTTGCCGTCGAGCTAGCCGGCGATGGCGCGGCGGCACTGGCGGCTGCCCGCGACCGGCTGCCCGATCTGGTGGTGCTCGATCTCATGCTGCCGGGGCTCGATGGCATGGAGGTGGCGCGGCGCCTGCGCGCCGGGTCGAGCGTGCCGATCATTATGCTCACCGCGCGCGACTCAGTGACCGATCGGGTGGCCGGGCTGGAGTGCGGCGCCGACGATTACCTGGTCAAGCCGTTCGCGTTCGAAGAGCTGCTGGCGCGCATCCGCGTGCAGCTGCGCCGGCGCCACGCCCAGAACACCGGCGAGCTGCTACGCGTTGGGCCGCTCAGCCTCGATCTGGTCGCACACGAGGTGCGTGCCGGCGACCAGCGGGTGGTATTTACCGCCAAAGAGTTCGAGCTGCTCGAGCTGTTTATGCGCCACCCGCGCCAGGTGCTCACGCGCGATCTGCTCTACGAGCGGATCTGGGGCTACGATTTCGGCGGTGCCAGCAATGTGATCGAGGTCTACATTCGTGCGCTGCGCCAGAAGCTCGAGCAGGCCGGCCTGCCGCGGCTCATCCATACCATCCGCGGCGTTGGCTATGTGCTGCGCGACGACCCCTAG
- a CDS encoding sigma-70 family RNA polymerase sigma factor → MQNAVAIRPAISRTGGKQRVESTRYTTADHDPLIGAASDTELLAWVCRGEEPALGGLYDRYHRLVYSIALRIVGEREQAEEVVQDVFQAVWQSAGGFQPGGSVAAWLIGIARHRAIDATRSRRFRARAREDQLDEAQVAHAAPAAESDAEVLIVRATVRAALAELPAAQRQAIELSYYGGLSHAEIADRLGEPVGTVKSRMRLGLLKLRDLLKAE, encoded by the coding sequence ATGCAGAATGCGGTAGCGATCCGGCCGGCAATCAGCCGCACAGGAGGAAAGCAGCGCGTGGAATCAACCCGATATACAACGGCCGATCACGATCCGCTCATAGGCGCGGCGTCGGATACAGAGCTACTCGCGTGGGTGTGCCGGGGCGAAGAGCCTGCGCTCGGCGGGCTGTACGATCGCTACCACCGCCTGGTCTACTCGATCGCCCTGCGGATCGTCGGCGAGCGCGAGCAGGCCGAGGAGGTGGTGCAGGATGTCTTTCAGGCGGTCTGGCAGTCGGCCGGCGGGTTTCAGCCAGGCGGGAGTGTGGCAGCCTGGCTGATCGGCATCGCGCGGCACCGCGCGATCGACGCGACGCGCTCGCGGCGGTTTCGCGCCCGCGCCCGCGAGGATCAGCTCGACGAGGCGCAGGTGGCGCACGCGGCCCCTGCCGCCGAGAGTGATGCCGAGGTGCTGATCGTGCGGGCGACGGTGCGCGCGGCGCTGGCCGAGCTACCCGCAGCTCAGCGCCAGGCGATCGAGCTGAGCTACTACGGCGGGCTAAGCCACGCCGAGATCGCCGATCGGCTGGGCGAACCAGTCGGCACCGTCAAATCACGCATGCGGCTGGGGCTGCTGAAGCTGCGCGATCTGCTCAAGGCCGAATAG